GACTTGATTGATTGGCCTGGAATGGGTGATTCTATGGGAAGGGTGAAAATTCCGCCTCCACTAAGAGACGTGCTCAATTGCTTTGTCCAGAGCTTTCCCCAATTCGCCGTCCCCGCAATGGTCGTAAACGAACCTGACCCGCCGCCTGAAGCTCCCCCCTGAATAAAGTGAGACATGGTCGCGGTAGTTCCCACCGTGTCTGTCGGCGATACCTTTGTAGTCAGTTGGGTCATCGTTGTGTGGCCTTCTGTATCGAACAGCTGATTATTAACCCCACCTGATTGGTTCCCGAAGGTTAGCCTCATGTAATTGTAACTGGCCGTGAGTGCCGTATTCCTGGAGAGGTCATATCCCCCGGTAATACCACCGTTCATATTATGCATCGACACCCGATTGGTGATGAGCCCTGTATCGACCGGAGAGGTGATGCCGGTTGTCCCGAACCCAGTTCCCAGTGCCCCGCCTGTCGTTGCCCCGAAACCGCTCAATGACGGCGTAAACTGATAGGTACCTCGAACGGACAAGGCCGAGATTCGCTGCGAAAAACTATTGGCCCAGCGCTTCAAATCCAACTGGCCGGCGGCATTGATACCAGTGTAGTCAAGACTGGGATTATTCACGTACTTCGTAATGTTAGCCCCCACAGAAAAACTGCCATTGACGCGCGGGCCGGCGTGAGCAAAATTGATCTGAGGTATCACCGTAGTCATAAAGTCTTCTGCTTTGAAACCGGGACTCAGCAATGTTTTCGGGGTGTAAAACACGTTTGAGTCATAGGTCTCTGAGACCGACAATGTTGGAATGATGATTGTTTGGGCCCACACGGAGGTTCCCGTCGACCACCAGATAACCAGCCCGATCAATAAAACAGCTTTAGCTATTCGCCGGCCGGTATCACGGTACAACAATGACGTCACCAGCCTTCAGAATGAAATTGGCCTCCAGATTCTTCCCTTGCACAATATCTAGATACGGCACGGGAATCATGACTTGCTTGGTTTCCCCTTGGGCATTCTTCACCATACGAAGCACGTGCACGTTATTACGGGAAGCAAATGTCGTAAACCCTCCAGCATACGAGATCCCTTGCACCACACTGGTGAATGACTTGAGAGGAATCTTCCCAGGCTTCCCAACCTCACCGACTGCAAAAATGTGGTAGCTATTGATCTCTTTCACTTGGACAGATACCGTCGGAGTGGACATAAACTCCGCCAATGCATCAGCCACATGTTTTGAAAGAACTTGCGCGGACAATCCCGCGGCCATGATGTCGCCGATCAGAGGCAAAGAAATTTTGCCATCGGGCCTTACAATCACTTCTTTCGACAACTCTTGATTGCGCCAGACAGTGACGACGAGAACATCCTCCGGCCCGATGAGAAACTCAGTCGGGGGAACGGACATGCCCTGATATTGGATATTCTGCTGAGAGCAACCCCCTATCCCGCTAAGAGAACAAATCAGAACCGCCACAGCCGCAAGATTTCGAGCCAACGCCCAAGTGCATACTGTCATCGTCGCCTTACCTCTCCAAGTATCTCAACTACAGCACATGCGGCAAATCGCCAATACTTGATCGCTCGCTGAACTTCAGAACAACCTGTCCACCCACTAACGACTAGGTAGTATTACCATCGTTTCTGACGGCACAACGATCTGATCGCCGGGCTTCAACTCCATATTCTGAACCGATCCGTCTCGCACAACGATGTCGTCATAACTTGCCTTGAGTTTAGTTAAGCCCTCCCCATCTTTGGAGAAGCGAAATACAACGATTTTATTCCTGGCGGCCATCGGTGTAAATCCGCCGGCCACGGTAATCCCCTGCAAAAGCGTGGTCTTGCTTTTGAGCGGAAATTTACCGGGCTTATTGACTTCCCCTAAGACATATATCTGATAACTGTTTACTTCCTTCACCATAATCGAAATGGTTGGATTCTCCATGTAGGCCCTGAGCCCCGTAGAGATCTCTTCAGCCAATTGCACAGGCGTCTTGGCAACGGCCGAAATATCGCCCAGGAGCGGAAGAGAGATTCTGCCATCCGGCCGTACCTGAACTTGCTTGGAAAGATCTGAATTCTTCCACACAGTGATTTCCAAAATATCCTCGGGACCAATAATGTACTCTGGCGTGACTATCAAGAGAGACTTGTCTCCTGATCCTACTGTGGATTTTGTAGAGGAGGAGGCTACTCCTCTCTTGACATCTGTGTCCTGGGGAACCGCCAACGCTGGGCCGAGCAAGACACACATGCTTAACCCGACAATCACAGCGAAAGCTTTAATCCTTTGCATCGTTGTAAACTCCTTTAGCAGGGGCGGACAAACAAGACAAGCTACCGCCCATCCGAGGCACCACCTCTCCGAAAACTCTGTCCCCAAAATCACCTGCCACCTAGACTGCCGCTGAAAACACCTCGATATCCGAGACCTGCACGACTGCCCGACTCTGACAAGAAAGCACATGCAACAATACAACGGCTCGCTCTTTTCTCGGCATGGCAGACTCAAATACTGCTCTTATTCCAGCAAATGGCCCGCTATTTATGCGAACCACATCCCCGGACCTAAAACTCGGCACTTGCACGACGTCTCGCCTTCGAATGCTTTCTTGGATTTCACGAAGCAGGCCCGGATCGACCTCAGCTGGAGTATGTCCAAAAGCTACTACTTTTCGGACCCCTCGGGAATATGAAATGATCCTATATTCTCGTTCATAGTCGAAACGCGCGAAAAAATAGCCTGGGAACAGGCCCGAACGACGAAAGCGACGCTTTCCGCCAACGGTAAAACACTCTTTTACTT
The sequence above is drawn from the Nitrospira sp. genome and encodes:
- a CDS encoding polysaccharide biosynthesis/export family protein, with protein sequence MSVPPTEFLIGPEDVLVVTVWRNQELSKEVIVRPDGKISLPLIGDIMAAGLSAQVLSKHVADALAEFMSTPTVSVQVKEINSYHIFAVGEVGKPGKIPLKSFTSVVQGISYAGGFTTFASRNNVHVLRMVKNAQGETKQVMIPVPYLDIVQGKNLEANFILKAGDVIVVP
- a CDS encoding polysaccharide biosynthesis/export family protein; its protein translation is MQRIKAFAVIVGLSMCVLLGPALAVPQDTDVKRGVASSSTKSTVGSGDKSLLIVTPEYIIGPEDILEITVWKNSDLSKQVQVRPDGRISLPLLGDISAVAKTPVQLAEEISTGLRAYMENPTISIMVKEVNSYQIYVLGEVNKPGKFPLKSKTTLLQGITVAGGFTPMAARNKIVVFRFSKDGEGLTKLKASYDDIVVRDGSVQNMELKPGDQIVVPSETMVILPSR
- a CDS encoding transcription termination/antitermination NusG family protein; its protein translation is MQKWYIVMAKPRQEHSSTSFLGQAGIETYYPEVKECFTVGGKRRFRRSGLFPGYFFARFDYEREYRIISYSRGVRKVVAFGHTPAEVDPGLLREIQESIRRRDVVQVPSFRSGDVVRINSGPFAGIRAVFESAMPRKERAVVLLHVLSCQSRAVVQVSDIEVFSAAV